The following coding sequences are from one Microtus pennsylvanicus isolate mMicPen1 chromosome 1, mMicPen1.hap1, whole genome shotgun sequence window:
- the LOC142855271 gene encoding pregnancy-specific glycoprotein 22-like: MQDSTESSRDSNPISHNPLDSVKYSCIRKISDQGGRTAEPEFCARPEAFLLEAEQEVKIDGEVLCASPKGTYTMEWASSRSARGPMHSSRETVYSNGSLLIENVTQKDTGIYTLQTYNRRGKVASTTSMYLHVHAFLWKCGRLATSSQPNIESLPSRVAEGRSVLLLVHNLPENIVNFVWFKGMTVSENIVVSQYILGSKSTVWGPTYGGRKTLYSDGSLLLHAVTQKDHGLYTLRILRADMRSEEARVQLQVDSSVSVFFNALTSSQLMIQSVPRYAAKGKRVLLQVYNLPEDAKGFSWFKSISRTQFHKILEYSRANNSITWEPAHRRQGIVYENGCLILQNVTEEDSGIYTLAVLNKDSKIESAFVEFYVKKNVTQPFVQVTDNTVTGHRSVTFTCISPDTDVSIRWIFNKKNLENTERKTLSPSKCGLRIDPVTREDAGLYQCEVSNRFSSKTSRPVFWS; encoded by the exons ATGCAAGACAGCACTGAGAGTAGCAGGGACTCAAACCCTATCTCTCACAATCCACTGGATTCTGTGAAGTACTCCTGCATAAGAAAAATCTCAGACCAGGGAGGAAGAACAGCAGAGCCTGAGTTCTGTGCTCGACCCGAGGCTTTTCTCCTCGAGGCAGAACAAGAAGTGAAGATTGATGGAGAAGTTCTCTGTGCTTCCCCAAAGGGCACGTACACCATGGAATGGGCTTCTTCTCGCAG TGCACGAGGGCCAATGCACAGTAGTAGAGAGACAGTTTATAGCAATGGATCCCTGCTGATAGAAAATGTCACCCAGAAAGACACAGGAATCTATACCCTACAAACCTATAATAGAAGAGGAAAAGTTGCATCAACAACATCTATGTACCTCCACGTGCATG ctTTCCTTTGGAAGTGTGGGCGCCTTGCTACCTCTTCCCAGCCCAATATTGAATCATTGCCATCCAGGGTTGCTGAAGGGAGAAGTGTTCTTCTACTTGTTCACAATCTCCCAGAGAATATTGTAAACTTTGTCTGGTTCAAAGGAATGACTGTGTCTGAGAACATTGTGGTTTCCCAGTATATACTAGGCAGTAAGTCAACTGTGTGGGGACCTACATATGGTGGCAGAAAGACATTGTACAGTGATGGATCCCTGCTGCTACATGCTGTCACTCAGAAAGACCACGGCTTATACACCCTACGAATTCTGAGGGCAGATATGAGAAGTGAAGAAGCACGGGTGCAACTTCAGGTCGACA GCTCCGTTTCAGTGTTCTTTAATGCTCTCACTTCTTCCCAACTCATGATCCAGTCAGTGCCTCGGTATGCTGCTAAAGGGAAACGTGTGCTTCTACAAGTTTATAATCTTCCAGAAGATGCAAAAGGCTTTTCCTGGTTCAAATCAATATCTAGGACCCAGTTTCACAAAATTCTAGAGTACAGCAGAGCCAATAATTCCATCACCTGGGAACCTGCACACAGAAGACAAGGGATTGTATATGAAAATGGATGCCTGATACTCCAGAATGTCACTGAGGAAGATTCAGGAATCTACACACTAGCAGTTTTAAACAAAGATTCCAAAATTGAAAGTGCATTTGTGGAATTTTATGTGAAGA AGAATGTAACACAGCCTTTTGTGCAAGTCACTGACAATACAGTCACAGGACATAGATCTGTTACCTTCACCTGCATTTCACCCGACACTGATGTCTCCATCCGTTGGATCTTCAATAAAAAGAATCTGGAGAACACAGAGAGGAAGACTCTGTCCCCATCAAAGTGTGGACTCAGAATAGATCCTGTCACGAGGGAGGATGCTGGACTTTATCAGTGTGAGGTCTCCAACCGATTCAGTTCAAAGACCAGTCGCCCAGTCTTCTGGTCATGA